Within the Natranaeroarchaeum sulfidigenes genome, the region AAGAACAGCGCCAGACCAGAGAGAACCGGGAGAAAATCAAGATGTCCTCACGGTGTATCTGGTGTGCCGCGTGTATGTCCTCGTGTAACATCGCGGCAGGCGACAACGACTACCTCGGCCCGGCAGCCATCAACAAGGCCTACAAGTTCGCGATGGACGACCGGGAAGAAGAGGAGCTCAAACAGCACCGACTCAACATCCTCGAACAGGAACACGGTGTCTGGCGCTGTCAGACCCAGTTCTCCTGTACCGAGGTGTGTCCGAAAGATATCCCGCTGACCGAGCACATTCAGGAGCTCAAGCGGGAAGCTGTCAAAAACAACCTGAAGTTCTGGTAAACAATGTACGAACACGACGTAATCGTGGTCGGCGCGGGAGGCGCGGGCCTTCGCGCGGCGATCGCCGCACAGAACGCTGGCGCAGACACGGCCATCGTGACGAAACTCCACCCGGTCCGGAGCCATACCGGTGCGGCAGAAGGAGGAATCAACGCCGCGCTCCGTGAGGGTGACGACTGGGAGCTACACGCCTACGACACGATGAAGGGGTCGGACTATCTCGGCGACGCCCCAGCAATCGAGACGCTGGCACAGGACGCCCCCGAGGACGTCATCAAGCTCGAACACTGGGGAATGCCCTTCTCTCGTGAGGAGGACGGTACAGTCTCCCAGCGACCGTTCGGTGGGCTCTCGTTCCCGCGCACGACGTACGCGGGCGCGGAAACAGGACACCACCTGCTACACACGATGTACGAGCAGGTCGTCAAGCACGGCGTGCAAGTGTACGACGAGTGGTTCGTCGCGGATCTTGCGATCTCCGGTGAGGAGGACCCGGAGGACCGGACCTGTCACGGCGTCGTCGGGTACGACGTCCAGTCCGGCGAGATTGCCGGGTTCAAAGCGAACGACGGCGTGATTCTTGCGACTGGTGGTCCCGGACAGGTGTTCGATCATACCACGAATGCGGTCTCCTGTACGGGCGATGGGCAGGCGATGGCCTACCGTGCTGGCGTCCCGATGGAGGACATGGAATTCGTCCAGTTCCACCCGACAACGCTCCCGTCCACAGGAGTGTTGATCTCCGAAGGAGTCCGCGGAGAGGGTGGAATCCTCTACAACGCCGACGGGGAGCGATTCATGTTCGAGCGTGGCTACGCGAACAACGAGGGGGAACTCGCATCGCGGGACGTCGTGTCCCGCGCCGAGTTGACAGAAATAAACGAGGGGCGTGGTATCAACGACGAGTACGTGCATCTCGATATGCGCCACCTTGGGGAGGAACGAATCAACGATCGACTTGAAAACATCCTCCACCTCGCGGAGGACTTCGAGGGCGTCGACGGGATGAAAGAGCCGATGCCGGTCAAGCCCGGGCAGCACTATGCAATGGGCGGGATCGAGACCGACGAGAACGGCGAAACGTGTATCGAGGGCCTCTACGCGGCAGGCGAATGTGCCTGTGCGTCGGTTCACGGCGCGAACCGCCTCGGTGGGAACGCGCTGCCGGAGCTAATCGTGTTCGGCAAACGCGCCGGGAAGCATGCTGCCGGAGCGGACCTTGGCGAGGCAGAGATCCCAACCGGGCGAACGGACGACGCGGAGGACGGTGAGGTCGATACCCCGGTCGAACCGGGTGCGATCGATCCAGCGGATGGCAGTGCGGTCGCCGACGGCGGCACCGGAACGATCGCCGATCCCGACACGATTGTCGAGACGGCTGTCGAACGACAGCGTGATCGTGTGGAGTATCTGCTCGAAAAAGACGATGGAATCCAGCACGCCGAGATCCGCGAACGGCTTCAGAAGGCGATGACGGAGAACGTCAACGTCTTCCGGAACGAGGAGGGACTACGGACCGCACTCCGCGAGATTCGAAAGGCGCGTGAGGACTATCAGGATGTCTACGTTGACGATCCTTCGCGGACGTTCAACACCGATCTCCAGCAGACGATCGAGACGCGTAACCTCATTGATCTCGCCGAAACGATTACGCTCGGTGCACTCGCACGTGACGAGTTCCGCGGTGCGCACTGGCGACAGGAACATCAGGAGCGCAAAGACGACAAGTGGCTCAAGCACACGCTGATTTCGTGGGAAGACGGATCGCCAGACATCTGGTACAAACCGGTGCTTCTGGAGGGCGAAAACAAGACGTACGAGCCGAAAGAGCGTAGTTACTGATCGGTTCCCTTTTTATTATTCGAGACCGAGTGCGGCGAGTAGATCGAAGCCGATACCGAGCCACTGGATCAGTTTGTACCCCGCGTAGATTCCGACGATACCCATCAGGCCGGGAAGTTCCGGCGGGGCGGGGATCGGAATCTGGAGGTAGCTAAATAGTGCGCCCGCGAGGAGTCCGGTAAGCATCGCAAGCGCTGTCAGTGTAACGTTCATTTGTCCCTACTTCGAGGGGGAGCAGACAAAACAGTTACCCGACCATCGGAGCGAGATTTATAAGTCGGCGTAGCATAGCTGAGTGTGAGGAAGGGTAGCTCAGTGGTAGAGCGCCACCGTCCGGTGAGGGGTTTCCCTTGCCGACGCGGTGAATACTCAAAGGCTTCGCGTGGTTCAAATCCCGCCCCTTCCGCTTTTGCGACGAGTAGACACGAGGAGCAAAGCGTACACTGAGGGATTTGAGCAGATCAGTCGCGCGCAGCGAAGCGAGCACGTCTGAGCGAGTTCAAATCCCGCCCCTTCCGCGATCGTACCCTCGGCAAAAACGGAGACCACAACGGGCCAGAACGAGATACCGCTCCGGGAATCGGAGCCCTGAATGGAGCAGATCTGTGCTAATAGGTGACAGAATACATACTCGACAGGAGTCGAAAGAACCTGCCTGAGATCTGTGATAACGGCTTCAAATGTCGAGGATCGTCCTCACAGATCACGCTGTGAGCCCAGTAATCCGGAGAGGGAACCGGGTTCGACAATCGTTGTAGAGTGGTTTTATTATTGTCGAAGGGTAACCGGTGAGTGATGACAGTCACGTCCCGGAGTGCGGAAGCGGAGGTCGAACCGCTTCCCGAGGAATTAGAGTCTGCACAGGCGAAGCTCGTGTATCTCTGCCTGCGACAGTTCGAGAACGGTGCGACGGTCGATCAGATCCAATCACAGGTCGGCATTACCAAGCTCGCGCTGCACAGCCTGTTGCGGTCACTCTCCGGCAAGGGATATGTTCGATGCGAGGACGGATGTTACTACCCTGTGCGAAGCGACTGAGTGCCCCTTTTCTGGACGCAAACGTATACCGGTCGCAGAATCGGTCAGCGATTGGAGAACCGATAGCCTCGGGAAGGGCAACCATCCCGAAAAGGTGTAACAGGACGAGTTTGGACCACTGGCCGTACGGTTCCCTCCGGTGAGTGGTCAGACCGCCACAAGTTGTTCACGGAACGCAACCAGCAGCAGACCAGAAATCATGGCGGAAACGCCGATCCGCCAGGGATCCTCAATTCTTGACGTGAATCCGACCACGAACCATCGGCGTCAGAACTCACGGCTCAGAGTTCGATCCGTTCGACCAGCCTGTCTTCGTCTTCGCGGGCGTTGATAGCGACGATTCGAATGTGGTCTTCAAGCCGAGAGTTTTTTAGTTTCCGTTTGAGCAGGTTATCTACTTGGTAGACGCCAGCGGCATTGGTCATCCTGATCTCCACGAGGACGGACCGCTCCTCACCGGGTCGGAGCGAGACGGTGTCGATCGCCCGACTGGAGATCGTATTGATTCCGCGCCCACCATCCTCGTACGGAACGCGTGAGCGCCCCCGTTCCATATCAAGCGCGTCGGCGACGCGAATCACGCCAGCCTCGGTCGTCAGTGGCGTCTCGGAGCTGTGATGACAGAGGATGGCGTGAAGTACTTCGCCTTTGATCCGGATGGCGTCTGACAGGTCGTAGAACTCGTCGAGGAGACGATCGAGGATATCCGCGGCCAGCGGGAGCGAGTAGTATGCGTGATCGTCGCGATGGATGACGTGACCGATATCGTGAAGCGTTGCAGCGAGAGCGATAATCACCGGTTCGTCGGCTTCGTCGAGGCCTTGCTGTCGGGCGCCGTTGAATTCGACACCAGCGGATTTCAGGAGATCGTAAAGACAAAGCGCGC harbors:
- a CDS encoding FAD-binding protein, coding for MYEHDVIVVGAGGAGLRAAIAAQNAGADTAIVTKLHPVRSHTGAAEGGINAALREGDDWELHAYDTMKGSDYLGDAPAIETLAQDAPEDVIKLEHWGMPFSREEDGTVSQRPFGGLSFPRTTYAGAETGHHLLHTMYEQVVKHGVQVYDEWFVADLAISGEEDPEDRTCHGVVGYDVQSGEIAGFKANDGVILATGGPGQVFDHTTNAVSCTGDGQAMAYRAGVPMEDMEFVQFHPTTLPSTGVLISEGVRGEGGILYNADGERFMFERGYANNEGELASRDVVSRAELTEINEGRGINDEYVHLDMRHLGEERINDRLENILHLAEDFEGVDGMKEPMPVKPGQHYAMGGIETDENGETCIEGLYAAGECACASVHGANRLGGNALPELIVFGKRAGKHAAGADLGEAEIPTGRTDDAEDGEVDTPVEPGAIDPADGSAVADGGTGTIADPDTIVETAVERQRDRVEYLLEKDDGIQHAEIRERLQKAMTENVNVFRNEEGLRTALREIRKAREDYQDVYVDDPSRTFNTDLQQTIETRNLIDLAETITLGALARDEFRGAHWRQEHQERKDDKWLKHTLISWEDGSPDIWYKPVLLEGENKTYEPKERSY
- a CDS encoding TrmB family transcriptional regulator; this encodes MTVTSRSAEAEVEPLPEELESAQAKLVYLCLRQFENGATVDQIQSQVGITKLALHSLLRSLSGKGYVRCEDGCYYPVRSD
- a CDS encoding HD domain-containing protein, which produces MSDSDHRVYSPADDHAFPDERVNDVLERIHQDTEIQTYLEAQNVNPVDRMRYNDHGAKHIEIVQHRALCLYDLLKSAGVEFNGARQQGLDEADEPVIIALAATLHDIGHVIHRDDHAYYSLPLAADILDRLLDEFYDLSDAIRIKGEVLHAILCHHSSETPLTTEAGVIRVADALDMERGRSRVPYEDGGRGINTISSRAIDTVSLRPGEERSVLVEIRMTNAAGVYQVDNLLKRKLKNSRLEDHIRIVAINAREDEDRLVERIEL
- a CDS encoding XapX domain-containing protein, with translation MNVTLTALAMLTGLLAGALFSYLQIPIPAPPELPGLMGIVGIYAGYKLIQWLGIGFDLLAALGLE